A portion of the Streptomyces erythrochromogenes genome contains these proteins:
- a CDS encoding amino acid ABC transporter ATP-binding protein, with protein MAVDPLIELRDVNKHFGPLHVLRDISLTVGRGEVVVVIGPSGSGKSTLCRAINRLEPVESGTILIDGEPLPAEGKDLARLRAEVGMVFQSFNLFAHKTVLANLSLAQVKVRGRSKREADRRSRELLDRVGLADQADKFPAQLSGGQQQRVAIARALAMDPKALLFDEPTSALDPEMINEVLEVMQQLAREGMTMVVVTHEMGFARSAANRVLFMADGRIVEDRTPEEFFTAPESDRAKDFLSKILKH; from the coding sequence ATGGCCGTCGATCCGTTGATCGAGCTGCGGGACGTCAACAAGCACTTCGGACCGCTGCACGTGCTGCGGGACATCAGCCTCACCGTCGGCCGCGGGGAGGTGGTGGTGGTCATCGGGCCCTCCGGCTCCGGGAAGTCCACCCTGTGCCGGGCGATCAACCGGCTGGAGCCCGTCGAGTCGGGCACGATCCTGATCGACGGGGAGCCGCTGCCCGCCGAGGGCAAGGACCTGGCCCGGCTGCGCGCCGAGGTGGGGATGGTCTTCCAGTCCTTCAACCTCTTCGCGCACAAGACCGTCCTGGCCAACCTCTCGCTCGCGCAGGTCAAGGTCCGCGGGCGGTCGAAGCGCGAGGCGGACCGGCGCTCCCGCGAGCTCCTGGACCGCGTCGGCCTCGCCGACCAGGCCGACAAGTTCCCTGCCCAGCTCTCCGGCGGCCAGCAGCAGCGCGTGGCCATCGCCCGAGCCCTCGCCATGGACCCCAAGGCCCTGCTCTTCGACGAGCCCACCTCCGCACTGGACCCGGAGATGATCAACGAGGTGCTGGAGGTCATGCAGCAGCTCGCCCGGGAGGGCATGACCATGGTCGTGGTCACGCACGAGATGGGCTTCGCCCGCTCCGCGGCCAACCGCGTGCTGTTCATGGCCGACGGCCGGATCGTCGAGGACCGCACCCCGGAGGAGTTCTTCACCGCCCCCGAGAGCGACCGGGCCAAGGACTTCCTCTCCAAGATCCTCAAACACTGA
- a CDS encoding DUF6278 family protein, with protein sequence MNIPFLDNWLNRRETERGAGLAAALVDDPEGVAEMFSECEMLRVQARAAGLELDGSPASLEALDQLMPRWRRDPEVVPWLGNDAGFYLGTVIVRTIPGTAWQVWPNGQPVIRLVSGRELNVIESGVSWAMTGSPELSQAYAEASEG encoded by the coding sequence ATGAACATCCCTTTCCTGGACAACTGGCTGAACCGGCGTGAAACGGAACGGGGTGCGGGGCTCGCCGCCGCCCTCGTGGACGACCCCGAGGGCGTCGCCGAGATGTTCTCGGAGTGCGAGATGCTGCGGGTCCAGGCACGGGCGGCCGGGCTCGAACTCGACGGGAGCCCGGCCTCGTTGGAGGCCCTCGACCAGCTGATGCCCCGCTGGCGGCGGGACCCCGAGGTGGTGCCCTGGCTCGGCAACGACGCGGGCTTCTACCTCGGCACCGTGATCGTCCGGACCATCCCGGGGACCGCCTGGCAGGTGTGGCCCAACGGCCAGCCGGTGATCCGCCTGGTCTCGGGCCGGGAGCTGAACGTGATCGAGTCGGGGGTGTCCTGGGCGATGACCGGTTCCCCCGAGCTCAGCCAGGCGTACGCGGAGGCCTCCGAGGGCTGA
- a CDS encoding exodeoxyribonuclease III: MRIATYNVNSITARLPRLLAWLESSGTDVVCIQETKCSAEQFPHEQLRELGYEAAVNATGRWNGVALLSKVGLDDVVTGLPGGPDYEGVQEPRAISATCGGVRVWSVYVPNGREVEHDHYGYKLDWFRSLATAVAEDAAGPRPFAVLGDFNVAPTDEDVYDPAVFAGLTHVTPAERAALEALRAVGLSDVFPRALKYDRPYTFWDYRMLAFPKNKGMRIDLVYGNEPFTKAVTDAYVDREERKGKGASDHAPVVVDLDLDR; this comes from the coding sequence ATGCGTATCGCCACCTACAACGTCAACTCCATCACCGCCCGGCTGCCGCGCCTGCTGGCCTGGTTGGAGAGCTCCGGCACCGATGTCGTGTGCATCCAGGAGACCAAGTGCTCGGCGGAGCAGTTCCCGCACGAGCAGCTGCGCGAGCTGGGCTACGAGGCGGCCGTCAACGCCACCGGCCGCTGGAACGGCGTGGCCCTGCTCTCCAAGGTCGGCCTGGACGACGTGGTCACGGGGCTGCCCGGCGGCCCCGACTACGAGGGCGTCCAGGAGCCCCGGGCGATCTCCGCCACCTGCGGCGGGGTCCGGGTCTGGTCGGTGTACGTGCCCAACGGCCGCGAGGTCGAGCACGACCACTACGGCTACAAGCTGGACTGGTTCCGCTCCCTGGCCACGGCCGTCGCCGAGGACGCGGCCGGCCCGCGCCCCTTCGCCGTGCTCGGCGACTTCAACGTGGCCCCGACCGACGAGGACGTGTACGACCCGGCCGTCTTCGCCGGCCTCACCCACGTCACCCCGGCCGAGCGGGCCGCCCTGGAGGCGCTGCGCGCCGTCGGCCTCTCGGACGTCTTCCCGCGCGCGCTGAAGTACGACCGTCCGTACACCTTCTGGGACTACCGGATGCTCGCCTTCCCCAAGAACAAGGGCATGCGCATCGACCTGGTCTACGGCAACGAGCCCTTCACCAAGGCCGTCACCGACGCCTACGTCGACCGCGAGGAGCGCAAGGGCAAGGGCGCCTCCGACCACGCACCCGTCGTCGTCGACCTCGACCTCGACCGGTAG
- a CDS encoding MBL fold metallo-hydrolase, translated as MKLTKRLHSCVQLEKDGHTLVIDPGAFSEPDAGLGADALLVTHEHPDHFDEGRLRAALDANPAAGLWTLRSVAERLAPAYPGRVHTVGHGDAFTAAGFEVQVHGELHAVIHPDIPRVTNVGYLVEGSLFHPGDALTVPGVPVETLMVPVHAPWNKVSEVIDYLREVGPRRALDIHDAYLADIARPIYDFALDKLGGTDHGRLAAGDSAEL; from the coding sequence ATGAAGCTCACCAAGCGGCTGCACTCCTGCGTCCAGTTGGAGAAGGACGGGCACACGCTCGTCATCGACCCGGGCGCCTTCAGCGAACCGGACGCGGGCCTGGGGGCGGACGCCCTGCTGGTCACGCACGAACACCCCGACCACTTCGACGAGGGCCGGCTGCGGGCCGCCCTCGACGCGAATCCGGCGGCCGGGCTGTGGACCCTGCGCAGCGTCGCCGAGCGGCTCGCCCCCGCCTACCCGGGCCGGGTGCACACGGTCGGCCACGGCGACGCCTTCACCGCCGCGGGTTTCGAGGTGCAGGTGCACGGCGAGCTGCACGCCGTGATCCACCCGGACATCCCGCGGGTCACGAACGTCGGCTACCTCGTCGAGGGATCCCTCTTCCACCCCGGCGACGCGCTGACCGTGCCCGGGGTCCCGGTGGAGACCCTGATGGTGCCGGTCCACGCACCCTGGAACAAGGTCTCCGAGGTGATCGACTACCTCCGCGAGGTGGGGCCGCGCCGTGCCCTCGACATCCACGACGCCTACCTCGCCGACATCGCCCGTCCGATCTACGACTTCGCCCTGGACAAGCTGGGCGGCACCGACCACGGGCGGCTCGCCGCGGGGGACAGCGCCGAGCTGTGA
- a CDS encoding ROK family glucokinase: MSTYRDFTLTHRGSARGTVLRTIGTRERRSHLTAPRVPTVGIDIGGTKVMAGVVDADGIILEKIRTETPDKSKSPKVVEDTIVELVLDLSDRHDVHAVGIGAAGWVDADRSRVLFAPHLAWRDEPLRDALQSRLAVPVMVDNDANTAAWAEWRFGAGRGEDHLVMITLGTGIGGAILEGGQVKRGRYGVAGEFGHMQVVPGGHRCPCGNRGCWEQYSSGNALVREARELAAADSPVAYNIIAKVGGNISEITGPLITELAREGDAMCVELLQDIGQWLGVGIANLAAALDPSCFVIGGGVSAADDLLIGPARDAFRRHLTGRGYRPEARIAKAQLGPEAGMVGAADLARLVARRFRRATRRRVERYERYAQLGQLGRRRETAASEDQDQS, encoded by the coding sequence ATGAGCACGTACCGGGACTTCACGCTCACCCACCGGGGGTCGGCGCGAGGCACCGTCCTGCGCACCATCGGCACCCGTGAGCGGCGGTCGCACCTGACCGCCCCGCGCGTCCCGACCGTCGGCATCGACATCGGCGGCACCAAGGTGATGGCCGGCGTCGTCGACGCCGACGGGATCATCCTGGAGAAGATCCGCACCGAGACCCCGGACAAGTCCAAGAGCCCCAAGGTCGTCGAGGACACCATCGTCGAGCTGGTCCTGGACCTCTCCGACCGGCACGACGTGCACGCCGTCGGCATCGGGGCGGCCGGCTGGGTCGACGCCGACCGCTCCCGGGTCCTCTTCGCACCCCACCTGGCCTGGCGCGACGAGCCCCTGCGCGACGCCCTCCAGTCACGGCTCGCGGTCCCGGTCATGGTCGACAACGACGCCAACACCGCCGCCTGGGCCGAATGGCGCTTCGGCGCCGGACGCGGTGAGGACCACCTCGTCATGATCACGCTCGGCACCGGCATCGGCGGCGCCATCCTCGAAGGCGGCCAGGTCAAGCGCGGCCGGTACGGGGTCGCCGGCGAGTTCGGCCACATGCAGGTCGTCCCGGGCGGACACCGCTGCCCCTGCGGGAACCGCGGCTGCTGGGAGCAGTACAGCTCCGGCAACGCCCTGGTGCGCGAGGCGCGCGAGCTGGCCGCCGCCGACTCCCCGGTCGCGTACAACATCATCGCCAAGGTCGGCGGGAACATCTCCGAGATCACCGGGCCGCTGATCACCGAGCTGGCCCGCGAGGGCGACGCCATGTGCGTCGAGCTGCTCCAGGACATCGGCCAGTGGCTCGGCGTCGGCATCGCCAACCTCGCCGCCGCCCTCGACCCGTCCTGCTTCGTCATCGGCGGCGGCGTCAGCGCCGCCGACGACCTGCTGATCGGCCCCGCCCGGGACGCCTTCCGCCGCCACCTCACCGGCCGCGGCTACCGCCCCGAGGCCCGTATCGCCAAGGCCCAGCTCGGCCCCGAGGCGGGCATGGTCGGCGCCGCCGACCTCGCCCGGCTCGTCGCCCGGCGCTTCCGCCGCGCCACCCGCCGACGGGTCGAGCGCTACGAGCGCTACGCGCAGCTGGGCCAGCTGGGCCGCAGGCGCGAGACCGCCGCATCCGAGGACCAGGACCAGTCGTGA